One region of Flavobacterium sp. GSB-24 genomic DNA includes:
- a CDS encoding von Willebrand factor type A domain-containing protein — MKSLKLISSAIAMLVCFVTMAQQRTITGIVSDETKQPLPGVTIYNQTSKANAATNFDGQYSIQAKTGDMLVFSFIGYKNQSQKVQNSNIINIKLLPDNQTLSEVVVMGYGTSNAEYEDRSYARAERKKEKRDKSVAPQGKMAMPVASNALYMPSSNVVVRGNASVSPKNEPMYIIDGVPAKANQMAKINPNDIDNVSVLKDQAATSLYGIKGSNGVVIVSTKNELYKNLSEKELDKKLNIMPIPVEPTQEDYDAFVENAFESPKTAPLSTFSIDVDNASYTNIRRFLNNGQQVPKDAVRVEEMVNFFKYTYPQPKDENPFSINTEVSDSPWNANNKILKIGLQGKNIPTNDLPASNLVFLIDVSGSMSDMNKLPLLKQSLKILLNELRAKDKVAIVVYAGAAGMVLPPTSGDEKKTIIDALDKLQSGGSTAGGAGIELAYKTATENFIKGGNNRVILATDGDFNVGSTSNSDMEKLIEDKRKTGVFLTCLGYGMGNYKDSKMEILADKGNGNYAYIDNIQEANRFLGKEFKGSMFAIAKDVKIQIEFNPKQVQSYRLIGYENRKLRPEDFKNDAIDAGELGSNHTVTALYEIIPVGVKSDYLNVQPDDLKYTKTETTSSNYTNELATIKFRYKKPDGDKSIEMVQVIENKSAAMEKASDDMKFSTAVAWFGLKLRDSKLIADKSSEEIVKLAKQGNSNDAEGYKAEFIRLVETSKQYN; from the coding sequence ATGAAAAGTTTAAAACTTATTTCATCAGCCATTGCTATGCTTGTATGTTTCGTAACCATGGCACAGCAAAGAACAATAACTGGAATCGTTTCAGACGAGACAAAACAACCACTTCCAGGTGTAACTATTTACAATCAGACATCAAAAGCAAATGCCGCAACCAATTTTGATGGGCAGTACAGTATTCAAGCCAAAACTGGCGATATGCTGGTTTTCAGCTTCATTGGATACAAAAACCAAAGTCAAAAGGTTCAGAACTCAAATATTATCAATATAAAACTTCTTCCAGACAATCAAACTTTAAGTGAAGTTGTGGTTATGGGTTACGGTACAAGTAATGCTGAATATGAAGACCGCAGTTATGCACGTGCCGAAAGAAAAAAAGAAAAAAGAGATAAATCGGTAGCACCGCAAGGAAAAATGGCAATGCCAGTTGCGAGTAATGCCCTTTATATGCCAAGCTCTAATGTCGTTGTACGTGGTAATGCATCTGTTTCTCCAAAAAATGAACCAATGTATATTATTGATGGAGTTCCTGCAAAAGCCAATCAAATGGCAAAAATTAATCCGAATGATATTGACAATGTTTCGGTTTTAAAAGACCAGGCAGCAACTTCTCTATATGGAATTAAAGGTTCAAATGGCGTTGTGATAGTTTCGACTAAAAATGAACTTTATAAAAATCTTTCAGAAAAGGAATTAGACAAAAAACTAAACATAATGCCAATTCCTGTTGAACCTACTCAGGAAGATTATGATGCTTTTGTCGAGAATGCTTTCGAAAGTCCAAAAACAGCACCGCTTTCTACTTTTTCTATTGATGTTGATAATGCTTCGTACACAAATATCAGACGTTTTTTAAACAATGGGCAACAAGTTCCAAAAGATGCAGTTCGTGTAGAAGAAATGGTGAACTTTTTCAAATACACTTATCCACAGCCTAAAGACGAAAATCCGTTTTCTATTAACACAGAAGTAAGCGATTCGCCTTGGAATGCAAACAATAAAATCTTGAAAATTGGTTTACAGGGAAAAAATATTCCAACAAACGATCTGCCAGCTTCAAACCTTGTTTTCTTAATTGATGTTTCGGGTTCAATGAGTGATATGAATAAACTTCCTTTATTAAAACAATCTTTAAAAATTTTATTAAACGAATTACGTGCAAAAGACAAAGTGGCAATCGTAGTTTACGCGGGCGCTGCCGGAATGGTTTTACCTCCAACTTCAGGCGATGAGAAAAAAACAATAATCGATGCTTTAGATAAATTGCAGTCTGGCGGAAGTACTGCCGGCGGTGCAGGAATCGAACTGGCTTATAAAACCGCTACTGAAAATTTCATCAAAGGCGGAAACAATCGTGTAATCCTGGCAACTGACGGCGATTTTAACGTAGGAAGCACTTCTAACTCTGACATGGAAAAATTAATAGAAGACAAAAGAAAAACGGGTGTTTTCTTGACATGTTTAGGCTACGGAATGGGTAATTATAAAGACAGCAAAATGGAAATCTTAGCCGATAAAGGAAATGGAAATTACGCTTACATCGATAATATTCAAGAAGCGAATCGTTTTTTAGGAAAAGAATTTAAAGGTTCGATGTTTGCTATCGCGAAAGATGTAAAAATTCAGATTGAATTCAATCCGAAACAAGTGCAATCGTATCGTTTGATTGGATATGAAAACAGAAAACTTCGTCCAGAAGACTTTAAAAATGACGCAATTGATGCTGGCGAATTAGGAAGTAATCATACCGTAACGGCTTTATATGAAATTATTCCTGTTGGTGTAAAAAGCGATTACTTAAATGTACAGCCAGATGATTTAAAATATACTAAAACAGAAACTACTTCAAGCAATTACACTAATGAATTGGCAACAATAAAATTCCGTTATAAAAAACCTGACGGTGACAAAAGTATAGAAATGGTTCAGGTAATTGAAAACAAATCAGCTGCTATGGAAAAAGCGAGTGATGACATGAAATTTAGTACTGCAGTTGCCTGGTTCGGATTAAAATTAAGAGATTCAAAATTGATTGCCGACAAGTCTTCTGAAGAGATTGTAAAATTAGCAAAGCAAGGAAATTCAAATGATGCCGAAGGTTACAAAGCTGAATTTATTCGTTTGGTTGAAACCTCCAAACAGTATAATTAA
- a CDS encoding prolyl oligopeptidase family serine peptidase, whose amino-acid sequence MIRKTAFALLVFITSQISQAQYQYPSTPEHPVVDNYYGTKITDSYRWLEDMKKPEVQKWFKDQSDFTNSVIKKISGRNALFNRMKEISALAGDDYTYVKQLGDNYYYTKKKKGESIDKLYIRKGLNGTEVLLLDPNTYKKDATITSFNISPDQKKLAVTLSQDGAEVCDLRIMDIESKTFLPDNLNPVWSEFSFEFTPDSKAITYTKMSTNDSKSDDFLKHMKSLLHVIGTNPETDKILASKENNPNLNLLAEQFPDVAFSDNYSYIILEIGSTKSEILAFYAPYSELNNPKINWKPLIKYEDEITSYQIIGDQFFFLSHKNAPNYKIGLTDIKNPNIDNAKIIIPESNKVLRRIQKSKNFIYYTLSDGIVQDKYQINPKTFETKVIALPKGSNGGYALNSRENDNLLFFYNGWIAPSTTYSFNGSTGHLEKSKQFIASGNYPDFSKQYSVKEVEIASHDGVMVPLSIIYPKNIKMDGSTPCYISGYGAYGSSRTPYYIGDDLMALLEQNTVIAFAHVRGGGEKGANWHKGGQKATKPNTWKDFIACSEYLIKEKYTSADKLIGNGASMGGILIGRAITERPDLFKVAIIEVGCTNTLRMETTPNGPNQIPEIGSLKNEEDFKNILEMDSQSKVKKGQKYPAVLVHTGINDARVASWEPGKFAAVLQNYNSSDRPILLHVNYANGHFSNDLDVTYNDSADMFAFALWQVGNSKFQIAK is encoded by the coding sequence ATGATCAGAAAAACCGCTTTCGCTCTTTTAGTTTTTATTACCAGTCAAATATCACAGGCTCAATATCAATATCCTTCAACACCTGAACATCCTGTAGTAGATAATTATTACGGAACAAAAATCACAGATTCTTACCGTTGGCTGGAAGATATGAAAAAACCAGAAGTGCAAAAATGGTTTAAAGATCAAAGCGATTTTACCAATTCTGTCATAAAAAAAATCTCTGGCCGTAATGCTCTTTTCAATAGAATGAAGGAAATTAGTGCATTGGCAGGAGATGATTATACTTACGTAAAACAATTAGGAGACAATTATTATTACACCAAAAAGAAAAAAGGAGAAAGCATTGATAAATTATATATCCGTAAAGGTTTAAACGGAACCGAGGTTTTATTATTAGACCCGAATACTTATAAAAAAGATGCAACGATTACGAGTTTCAATATTAGTCCAGATCAGAAAAAATTAGCGGTTACATTATCTCAAGATGGTGCTGAAGTTTGTGATCTCCGAATTATGGATATTGAATCTAAAACTTTTCTTCCAGACAATTTAAATCCAGTCTGGAGTGAATTTAGTTTTGAATTTACCCCTGACAGCAAAGCGATCACTTATACCAAAATGAGTACCAATGATAGTAAAAGTGATGATTTTCTAAAACACATGAAATCTTTACTTCACGTTATTGGCACTAATCCGGAGACCGATAAAATACTGGCATCAAAAGAAAACAATCCCAACTTGAATCTTCTTGCTGAGCAGTTTCCTGATGTTGCATTCTCAGACAATTATTCATACATAATTTTAGAAATCGGATCTACAAAAAGCGAAATATTAGCATTCTATGCTCCTTATTCAGAACTTAATAATCCTAAAATAAATTGGAAACCGCTTATTAAATACGAAGATGAGATCACAAGCTATCAAATAATTGGAGACCAATTTTTCTTTCTTTCGCATAAAAATGCGCCCAATTATAAAATAGGATTAACAGACATTAAAAATCCAAATATTGATAATGCTAAAATTATAATTCCAGAGAGCAATAAAGTATTACGAAGAATACAGAAATCTAAAAACTTCATTTATTATACTTTAAGTGACGGAATTGTACAGGATAAATATCAAATTAATCCAAAAACATTCGAAACTAAAGTAATCGCTCTTCCAAAAGGTTCAAATGGAGGTTATGCTTTAAATTCTCGTGAAAATGATAATCTCTTATTTTTTTACAATGGCTGGATCGCGCCATCTACAACTTATTCTTTTAATGGCTCAACTGGCCATTTAGAAAAATCAAAACAATTTATTGCAAGCGGCAATTATCCTGACTTTTCAAAACAGTATAGTGTAAAAGAAGTTGAAATAGCAAGTCATGATGGCGTAATGGTTCCGTTATCTATTATTTATCCCAAAAACATTAAAATGGACGGCTCTACTCCTTGCTATATTAGTGGTTATGGCGCTTACGGATCAAGCAGAACACCCTATTATATTGGCGATGATTTGATGGCATTGCTGGAGCAAAATACTGTAATTGCTTTTGCACACGTTAGAGGTGGTGGAGAAAAAGGAGCAAATTGGCATAAAGGAGGTCAAAAAGCGACGAAACCTAATACTTGGAAAGATTTTATTGCTTGTTCTGAATATTTGATCAAAGAAAAATATACTTCGGCAGATAAACTTATTGGAAATGGTGCAAGTATGGGCGGTATCTTAATTGGAAGAGCAATTACAGAACGTCCTGATCTTTTTAAAGTTGCTATTATTGAAGTTGGATGCACTAATACTTTGCGAATGGAAACAACTCCAAACGGTCCGAATCAAATTCCAGAAATTGGTTCTTTAAAAAATGAAGAAGATTTTAAAAATATCCTAGAAATGGATTCGCAAAGCAAAGTTAAAAAGGGACAAAAATATCCTGCTGTTTTGGTTCATACTGGAATTAACGATGCACGAGTAGCTTCTTGGGAACCTGGAAAATTTGCTGCTGTTTTACAAAATTACAATAGTTCTGACAGACCAATATTATTACACGTAAATTATGCAAACGGACATTTTTCTAACGATCTGGATGTAACTTATAATGATAGTGCTGATATGTTTGCTTTTGCATTGTGGCAGGTTGGAAATTCAAAATTTCAGATCGCGAAGTAA
- a CDS encoding phospholipid scramblase-related protein — protein MNPILSQNLFLVKEHVGMFKAANNYDIYNPETNQIIMNCRENNLGFFTKVLRFTDYKRATPFNVEITTASGEKLITVRRGVAIFRSTVEVLDEKDRLVGTFKQKFFSIGGKFDILDKNEKPVATLQGKWTGWDFKFSHENKQLAQVSKKWAGLGKEFFTSADNYVLQIEDTVAAESPLRQLILGAVMCIDMVLKE, from the coding sequence ATGAACCCAATTTTAAGCCAAAATCTATTTTTAGTAAAAGAACATGTTGGAATGTTTAAAGCCGCAAATAATTATGACATATACAATCCAGAAACGAATCAGATAATTATGAACTGCCGAGAAAATAATCTTGGTTTCTTCACAAAAGTACTTCGTTTTACAGATTACAAAAGAGCAACTCCGTTTAATGTTGAAATTACAACTGCTTCTGGCGAAAAATTAATTACCGTAAGAAGAGGCGTTGCCATCTTTAGATCGACTGTTGAAGTGTTAGATGAAAAAGATCGTTTGGTTGGAACTTTCAAACAAAAATTCTTTTCTATCGGAGGAAAGTTTGATATCCTAGACAAAAACGAAAAACCTGTTGCAACACTTCAGGGAAAATGGACAGGATGGGATTTTAAATTTTCCCATGAAAACAAACAATTGGCGCAGGTAAGTAAAAAATGGGCTGGATTAGGAAAAGAGTTTTTTACAAGTGCTGATAATTATGTACTTCAAATTGAAGACACTGTAGCAGCCGAAAGTCCATTGAGACAATTAATTTTAGGAGCCGTAATGTGTATCGATATGGTTTTGAAAGAATAA
- a CDS encoding sigma-70 family RNA polymerase sigma factor, translating to MHRDAQREVYEYMAPKLYRLCKRYLKKEEEIEEALADSFFTIFTKLDQLKEAYAFEAWARRITVNHCLAAIRKATNFNMYLDDVKLISQPSVDELNTLEEEDLLNLLNHIPDGCKTVFNLFAIEGFSHKEIAEMLKISEGTSKSQLNAAKTKLKELVNKLYYQKAK from the coding sequence ATGCACCGCGATGCACAGCGTGAGGTGTACGAATACATGGCGCCCAAATTGTATCGCCTTTGCAAACGATACCTAAAAAAGGAAGAGGAAATTGAAGAAGCACTTGCCGATTCTTTCTTTACGATTTTTACCAAACTCGACCAACTAAAAGAAGCATATGCTTTTGAAGCCTGGGCCAGAAGGATAACCGTAAATCATTGTTTGGCGGCAATTCGAAAAGCAACTAATTTCAACATGTATCTCGACGATGTAAAACTAATTTCTCAACCTTCTGTTGATGAATTAAATACATTGGAAGAAGAAGATTTACTCAATTTATTAAACCATATTCCAGACGGCTGTAAAACTGTTTTTAACCTTTTTGCCATTGAAGGTTTCTCTCATAAAGAAATAGCCGAAATGCTGAAGATCTCCGAAGGCACTTCAAAATCACAATTGAACGCCGCTAAGACCAAATTGAAAGAACTGGTTAATAAACTGTATTATCAAAAAGCAAAATAG
- a CDS encoding 3-ketoacyl-ACP reductase, whose translation MTDLKNKNALITGAGKGIGKAVATALAKEGVNLILVSRTKSDIDQLAEETAKLGVKTLALSADVSDINSINTAVEKAIAEFKSIDILINSAGIASFGKFLELEPQAWERIIQVNLMGTYYTTRAVIPNMIERQTGDIINISSTAGLNGNALTSAYSASKFAVLGLTDSLMQEMRKHNIRVTALTPSTVATDMAKDLNLTDGNPEKVMQSEDMADLIIAQLKLNRRVFIKNSSIWSTNP comes from the coding sequence ATGACCGACTTAAAAAATAAAAATGCACTAATTACTGGTGCTGGAAAAGGAATTGGAAAAGCTGTAGCTACTGCTTTGGCTAAAGAAGGTGTAAACCTGATTTTAGTTTCTAGAACTAAAAGCGATATTGATCAACTGGCAGAAGAAACTGCAAAACTGGGCGTAAAAACTTTGGCTTTATCTGCAGACGTTTCGGATATTAACTCTATAAATACTGCTGTTGAAAAAGCAATTGCCGAATTTAAAAGTATTGACATCTTAATCAATAGTGCCGGAATTGCTTCTTTTGGAAAATTCTTGGAATTGGAGCCACAAGCTTGGGAAAGAATTATTCAGGTGAATTTAATGGGAACGTATTATACGACACGCGCCGTTATCCCAAATATGATCGAAAGACAAACTGGAGACATTATTAATATTTCATCTACTGCCGGCTTAAACGGAAATGCTCTTACGAGTGCATACAGCGCTTCTAAATTTGCTGTTTTAGGTTTAACCGATTCTTTGATGCAGGAAATGAGAAAACACAACATTCGTGTTACAGCTTTAACGCCAAGTACTGTTGCTACTGACATGGCAAAAGATTTAAATCTGACTGACGGAAATCCAGAAAAAGTGATGCAGTCTGAAGATATGGCAGATTTAATTATTGCGCAGTTAAAACTAAACCGAAGAGTGTTTATTAAAAACAGCAGCATCTGGTCTACTAATCCTTAA